The DNA segment GAGTGATTTCTTTATTGATGAGAAATTTTCCTTGAAAGACAAGGAGGATACCTGGCTTTTGTTTTCGGGTGATGATATCATATGGGTGGTTGGACATCGATGTGATGATAGGTATAAAATTACCCATAGAACCCAGCATATCACAAAGATTCATTACCAGCGTTGAATTCCATATTGTCTACAATGCCGCCGCCAACCACTATGTTATCTTGGTAAAAAACAATAGACTGACCAGGAGTCAAAGCCCATACAGGGTTGCTAAAGTGTATATGTAGCTCCTTATCTATCAGTTCAATAGTGCCTGGAGTAGGAGGGACGGCATCCAAGCCTCGGATTCTCAAATCCACCTGTTGTGGGCCTTGAAGAAAGCTTGGATTACTCGTCAGATATGTGTGTATCATTAAATGTTTGGTGAATAAGGTGTTTTTAGGAGCGGTGATTAACCTATTGTTTGCGGCATCTATTTTTGCCACATATTCTCCATGGTCGGCCTGCAGATTGATGCCCCTTTTTTGACCTATGGTATAGTACGGGAAACCATCGTGAGTCCCTATTTTATTGCCTGTGCTATTCCAAACTTCGCCATTTTTTAATTTGTTTTTTAATTCAGGTCTCATGTCATTGATGTATGATCTGTAATCCTGTCCCTGCAGAAAACAGACGCCCATACTTTCTCTCTTTTTGACGATAGATTGAAATCCGAGTTTGGCGGCCTTGTCTTTTACTTCACTTTTTAAAAATGATCCCAGAGGGAAAATGCATCTGGATAAGATGCTTTGGGGGAGATTCCATAAAAAGTAAGATTGGTCTTTAGAAGGATCTTTACCTTTCTGAATATGATAAAACCCTTCTTTTTCAGTAATGTTCACATAATGTCCGGTAGATATTTTTGTACACTGAAGACGTTGTGACTCTTCCAGTAGTAATTTCCACTTAATGGTTTCATTGCATCTTATACAAGGATTGGGGGTTCGACCTTTTAGGTATTCATCCACGAAATAATCGATCACTTCCTTTTTAAATTGATTGTACACATCTAAAACATGGTGTTCTATATTGAGTTGGGCTGCTAATGTCTGCGCTTCGGCAATGAATTGAGGTGTATGGTCTGTTAAAGAATTTGATATGGTGTTAAATGTGATTCCAATAACTTCATAACCCATATTTTGCAAATACCAGGCCGACATTGAACTATCGATGCCTCCACTCATTCCCAGCAATACTTTTTCTTTTTTCATGATCAATTTATCTGTCTACGGCACCATAGGATGCAATCAGTCTATTATTTTTTACCCAAACTCTATTTATGATTAAAATAGATGATTGTATGAATTGTACTTATAAAATATATGCTATCATTGTATGACTGCAAAAATATAAATATATACTAAAGTGTACTATTTAACCTGAGCGATTCATAAATTATCTATTTTGACCATTGAAGGATAAATCAGGTTAATACAGCAGTTGTGAAAGATATTTTGATGGTTATGCATAAAAAATATCTCTTATTTTAATATTTTTATGAGTTTATAATTTTTCTTTCAATGACCATGTTAAAATGGCTACAAAGACATTTCTCTACGAGAGATATATTTTATCATGGCTTTTTATTTTAACATAAAAGTAGTTTAATATGCTTCGAAATATAGTATTAATTGGTTCCGGTAAGTTAGCTACCCAGCTGGGTAGTAGTCTGGTGAAAAAGGGATTTAACATTCGTCAGGTTTTTAGCCGTACGCATTGTAATGCAGAGGAACTGGCAGAGCGTTTAAATGCATATGCAACCGATCGTTTGTCGGAGATTCAGTTGGATGCCGATTTGTATATTATAGCGCTTACTGATGCGGCTATAGAAACTACGATTGAGCAGATGCCCAAAGTAAATGGTATTGTGGTACACACTGCGGGCTCGCTGGCTATGGATATGCTGGGTTCTTTTGAAAATTATGGAATTTTTTATCCCTTTCAAACCTTTAGTAAGGAGCGAGAGGTTGATTTTAGTGAGATTCCTATTCTTATTGAGGCCAATGGGGAACTGGTATGCAAAAAACTGGAAAGTTTTGCGAAAGCCATTTCCCAGACGGTGATGGTTTGTGATTCCAATCAGCGTCAACAAATTCATCTGGCAGCCGTATTTGCCTGTAATTTTTCAAATCATATGTATGTGATTGCGGAGAGTATACTTAAAAAGTACGATATTAGCTTTGATGTCTTGAAACCTTTGATCAAGGAAACGGCTCTTAAAACCGAATTTCTTTCGCCTGTTAAAGCCCAAACAGGGCCGGCTATAAGGGGGGATAAGAATGTGATAGATAAGCATTTGTCGATGCTTGGGGGTGATGAGGAGTTGGCAGAGTTATATAGCAAGCTGACCCAGCGTATAGAGGTATTGGGAGCCCGGGGAAAGCTATTGGATGAATAATATGCAAAAGAAAGGAGCCGGCTTACATATGAAACCGACTCCTTTCTTTTTACCTTCCTTCAATATCTATTTAACCAAGGTCATTTCGTCTATAAGGTAGCTTGCACCTGCGAATTTATCTATCAGAAAGAGTACATACCTGATGTCCAGTGTAATGTTTCTGCATTGTTCCGGATTAAACATTAAGTCGCTCATAACCCCTTCCCAGGCACGGTCGAAGTTTATGCCAATTAGTTCTCCGTTAGCATTTACCACCGGACTCCCAGAGTTACCACCTGTTGTATGATTTGTAGCAACAAAACAAACAGGGACTGTTCCCTGAGATTCATACTGGCCAAAGTCTTTTTTTTCATAAAGATCTTTTAATTTTTGGGGGACGCGGTAATCGTAAATATTGGGGTTGTCTTTTTCAATAATACCATTCAATGTAGTATGGTTTTTAAAAATAACACCATCCTTGGGAGCATAGCCTTTAACCTTTCCATAGGATACTCTTAGGGTAAAGTTGGCATCAGGGTAGAAAGTTGTATCTGGTTGAAACTTCATCTGTGCGGCCATGTACTTGCGATTGAGCTCTTCTATTTTTGCAGACAAGGCATTGTAGTTATCTAAAATTTTTAGTTTGTAAGCATCATAAAAGCTGTGATAAAGTATATAAGCCGGATCTTTTTCTAGTTTTTTGATGTCTTTGGCTGAGAAGTTCTTTGCAAATGAAAGGCTCGCTTGGGGGTCTGCAAATATTGTTTTAGCAAATAAATGATCTACAAACTTAGAGATATTACCCTTGTACTTTTTGTTGATTCGTGTGTATATTTCCGGGTGAAACTGTGGATCTATTCTTTCCTTGAACATGGATAGAATGGTTACTGTCATCTCTTTATCTATAGGTTGATGGTAATCTTTATAAAATGAAGTCAGCTTTTTTTCTAGATCTGTTTTGATTCGTTTTATTTGTTCCAAGTCTAGCGTGTCTTTTTTGTATGCATTTTTCAGTTGATAAAAATTACGTGATGTTTGAACTGCTTCCATCCCGTTTCTGAAAATGGCTTCTGTGATATAGCTATAAGCCAGGCGATAATCTCCATATGTTTGGTAGCTTGCTCGATACTCATTCAGCAGGTTTGCATATTGCTTGCTGTTCTCATTGGCCCAGCGTTGAAAATGCGTTTCAAAATTTTCTTTTTTATCAATGGCATTCAGTTTATCCAGTCCTTTTATTTCTCCAATCCATCTTTTCCATGAGTTAGAAATGCTTGCGGCTTTGGAGGCGTATTGAATTCTGACAGCCGGATCTTTTATCTGATATTTTTTTATAATGTCTAGTTTCTTAGTGCGGATGTCAATCAGTTCAGGATTAACTTTTTCGGTAATCATCTTCAGATGATACGAAGGAGCATATTCTTCGGTGGTGCCAGGATAACCAAATACCATGGTGAAATCACCTTCTTTAACTCCTTTTAATGAGATAGGAAAGTGTTTCAACGGTTTGTAAGGTACATTGTCTTTAGAATAAGCAGCGGGGTTATTGTCTTTATCTGCATATATCCTGAACAAAGAAAAATCACCTGTATGACGCGGCCACATCCAGTTGTCTGTATCTCCACCAAATTTGCCAATAGCCGAAGGAGGTGCACCTACCAAACGAATATCGTTGTATACTTCATTGACCGATAAAAAATATTGATTGCCATGAAAGAAGGGCTTTATATTGGCTTTGTAATGGGTTCCTTCGGTGGCTTTTTTAATGAGGGCGTCTATGTTTTTTTGAATGGTATCTGTTCTGCCTTCCATATCGTCGGTAACACCTCTTAATACCTGCCCTGTAACATCTTCTATTCTCTTTAAGAAAGTAACGGATAGGTTGTCGTTGGTTAGTTCTTGCGAACGGTCTTTGGCCCAGAATCCCTCAGTAAGGTAATCGTTTTCAATGCTGCTGTGTTTTTGAATGGCATCGAAACCACAATGGTGATTGGTGATGATGAGTCCTTGGTCAGAGATGAGTTCGCCTGTGCAACCGCGTCCGAATATAATCACTGCATCTTTCATGCAGGCCTGATTGACACTATAGATATCTTCAGCAGTGAGTTTAAATCCCATTTGCTGCATTTCTTCCATATTGTATTTTTCAAGTAAAATAGGAATCCACATTCCTTCCTTGGCTTGTACCGAAAGGCTAAATATAACCGATGCGATCAGTAAAGTAATAATTTTCCTCATGTGTTTTATTAATATTATGAATGTGAGAATATATGCTGTCGACTAAAAATGGTATAATTCTGTGTACAATCGTTGAACAGGTAGTCCCATCACATTAAAATATGAACCTTCTATCTTTTCAATGCCAATCATTCCGATCCATTCTTGAATGCCATAGCCTCCTGCTTTGTCAAATGGTTTATATTGATCTATATATGATACTATTTCGTCTTGTTGGAGTGCCTTAAAATATACCTTTGTAGCTACCGTAAATGATTTTGTTTTGTGAGCGCTGGTAAGTGTTACTCCTGTGATTACTTCATGAACCTGGTCAGAGAGTTTTTGGAGCATGGCTATTGCGAGGTCTCTGTCAGTGGGTTTGCCAAGAATTTCTTGTCCTAAACAGACGATGGTGTCTGATGTTATCACCAACTTGTTGGTATTTTGAATCTCTTGCTTAAATGGATCGGCTTTTAGTTGGGAAAGGTAAAGAGCTACTTCATGATTGTCTAAACCTGGTGGATAAATTTCTGCTATGTTTTTGTTTTCAATGGAGAAATCTATTCCTAACTCCTTTAAAAGCTGCGAGCGGCGGGGAGATTTGGAAGCCAGGATTATTTGGTATTTCTTAAGATGATTCTGAAGCATACTAGAGATGGTATTAAAATAATTGTCCCGCTATTAGAATAAATAAAATTCCAAACAGCATTATTAATTTATAAAAGGTATTTAAGCGATGGTATGCCTTGGGAGTAGAACTTTTGTATAACAAGTACATGGATAGTATAAATGGAATTGTTATCAGAAGTATGATATACCAAAGTGTAATCACTGAGCTGTTTAATATGTTGAAGGAAAAATATAAAGCCCAAATAGACAGGAGAGTACAGCAGGTTAATATGCTTACAAATATTTTGGAAAACTTCATTCCTATTTCAATGGGTAAGGTTCTGCACCCTCCTTGCTCGTCTCCCAATACATCTTCCATGTCTTTTACAATCTCCCGGATAAGGGTAGTCACAAAAGCAAAAAAAGCAAAACCTAAGGTCCAGAACCATGCAGTGGAACAAGCCTCACTATTGATGATGGGAGCGCCATGAACACGAACCAACATCGCAAATTCCAATGAAACAACTACGATGGTAACCAAGGCTGTTAGCCCTGCAACAATCATGTTGCCAATGAATCCTTGTTTCTTGAAGGTGGTGGAATAATACCAAAGGAACACAGGTATGAGTAAAAACATGAGTGCCCAGGTTTCTTTGCGTGCTATATAGGAAATAAAAAGACCAACGAATACTCCTATGAAAGAGAGTATCACGTGAAAAAACATGGCCGCACGTCTTTGTAGCCCATTGTCAATGACCATTTTTTCGGGGCGGTTGATGCGGTCTATTTTTATGTCAAAATAGTCGTTGATAACATAACCTGATGCTGCCATACAAACAGAGGCCAATACCAATAATCCAAATCTAAAATGCGACAAGACAGGGTGATAGCCGAAGTGTGCTAGGATTGGTATGATGAGCCCATATCTGATGAGGCACTGTAATAGTATTATTATCAGTAGATTGGGTAGACGTACTAAACGTAGTAATGATGTCATAATTTATTTTTACCAAGAATGATCTAATCCCCACTTTCCATGCGCGCGCAATACTTGTTCAATAACATCGCGGGCACAACCTTCGCCTCCGTTTTTGTGACTTATATATTTACATAAGGACTTGACCTCTTCCACTGCATCGGCTGGACAAACAGGAACACCTACAGTATCCATTACCGGGTAGTCGGGTAAATCATCACCCATGTACATGACCTCTGCGGGTTTGAGGTTTCTTTTTGTAATCCAGTCTTCAAAAGGAGGTATCTTAAATGATGCACTCATATAAATATCATCAATACCTAATAGCTGATAACGCTTTTTCACAGCTTCGGTATTGCCACCGGTAATGATAGCGATAGGATAGCCTAATTTTATGGCTAGCTGTAAAGCATAACCATCTTTAATATTTACCGTTCGCATAGGTACACCTTCGGAGTCCATCGGTATGATCTGTGCCGACAAAACACCATCCACATCGAAGGCAAAAGCTTTTACCTTCATTAAATCTTCTTTAAAATTGCTCATGTACAATGTAATTTGCTGCGAATTTACAAAATACAAATCACTTAGTTGAATGTTGAAACTTGAAAGTTTGGTGCTTTTTTAGGCAGCATGTGGATTTTGCTGTTTTATTTTTGTACATCTCTTATTGCAGAAGGGTATTTGAGCACTTTGAAATGGAGTAATACCTGAGGTAAAAGGTGATTTTTGGGGAAATGGTGGATTATAGAAAAAAAATGTATATTTTTGCGCAATTTTTCATTCGAACTACTATGGCAAATATCTTCAACGAAGTATCAAGAACATTTAATGAGTACCTTATTATTCCTGGTTTAACTACCAAGGAGCATACACCTGACAAAGTTAATTTACGGACTCCTTTGGTCAAATTTAAAAAAGGTGAGGAGTCTGCAATCACATTGAACATTCCCTTTGTGTCATCTATTATGCAATCGGTATCAGATGATGGGATGGCGAAGGCATTGGCTAAAGAGGGTGGTTTATCCTTTATTTTCGGTTCTCAAGGTATCGAGGAACAGAGCAGAATGGTTAAGAGAGTGAAGGCGCATAAGGCTGGTTTTGTGGAGAGCAGGGCCAATCTTACTCCTGAACATACCTTAAAAGATGTCATTGAATTAAAGAAGAGAACAGGTTTTTCAACCATTGGAGTTACCGAAGATGGTTCTGCCACAGGGTCTTTTAAAGGATTGGTGACAGGTAGAGATTATAGACCAAGTCGCGATGACCACAACAGAAAGGTGAAAGAATTTATGACACCCCTAAAGGATTTAATTTATGGGAAGAGTGGTGTTTCATTAAAAGAAGCCAATGATATTATTTGGGAGCATAAGCT comes from the Saccharicrinis fermentans DSM 9555 = JCM 21142 genome and includes:
- the mnmA gene encoding tRNA 2-thiouridine(34) synthase MnmA is translated as MKKEKVLLGMSGGIDSSMSAWYLQNMGYEVIGITFNTISNSLTDHTPQFIAEAQTLAAQLNIEHHVLDVYNQFKKEVIDYFVDEYLKGRTPNPCIRCNETIKWKLLLEESQRLQCTKISTGHYVNITEKEGFYHIQKGKDPSKDQSYFLWNLPQSILSRCIFPLGSFLKSEVKDKAAKLGFQSIVKKRESMGVCFLQGQDYRSYINDMRPELKNKLKNGEVWNSTGNKIGTHDGFPYYTIGQKRGINLQADHGEYVAKIDAANNRLITAPKNTLFTKHLMIHTYLTSNPSFLQGPQQVDLRIRGLDAVPPTPGTIELIDKELHIHFSNPVWALTPGQSIVFYQDNIVVGGGIVDNMEFNAGNESL
- a CDS encoding Rossmann-like and DUF2520 domain-containing protein: MLRNIVLIGSGKLATQLGSSLVKKGFNIRQVFSRTHCNAEELAERLNAYATDRLSEIQLDADLYIIALTDAAIETTIEQMPKVNGIVVHTAGSLAMDMLGSFENYGIFYPFQTFSKEREVDFSEIPILIEANGELVCKKLESFAKAISQTVMVCDSNQRQQIHLAAVFACNFSNHMYVIAESILKKYDISFDVLKPLIKETALKTEFLSPVKAQTGPAIRGDKNVIDKHLSMLGGDEELAELYSKLTQRIEVLGARGKLLDE
- a CDS encoding S46 family peptidase; this translates as MRKIITLLIASVIFSLSVQAKEGMWIPILLEKYNMEEMQQMGFKLTAEDIYSVNQACMKDAVIIFGRGCTGELISDQGLIITNHHCGFDAIQKHSSIENDYLTEGFWAKDRSQELTNDNLSVTFLKRIEDVTGQVLRGVTDDMEGRTDTIQKNIDALIKKATEGTHYKANIKPFFHGNQYFLSVNEVYNDIRLVGAPPSAIGKFGGDTDNWMWPRHTGDFSLFRIYADKDNNPAAYSKDNVPYKPLKHFPISLKGVKEGDFTMVFGYPGTTEEYAPSYHLKMITEKVNPELIDIRTKKLDIIKKYQIKDPAVRIQYASKAASISNSWKRWIGEIKGLDKLNAIDKKENFETHFQRWANENSKQYANLLNEYRASYQTYGDYRLAYSYITEAIFRNGMEAVQTSRNFYQLKNAYKKDTLDLEQIKRIKTDLEKKLTSFYKDYHQPIDKEMTVTILSMFKERIDPQFHPEIYTRINKKYKGNISKFVDHLFAKTIFADPQASLSFAKNFSAKDIKKLEKDPAYILYHSFYDAYKLKILDNYNALSAKIEELNRKYMAAQMKFQPDTTFYPDANFTLRVSYGKVKGYAPKDGVIFKNHTTLNGIIEKDNPNIYDYRVPQKLKDLYEKKDFGQYESQGTVPVCFVATNHTTGGNSGSPVVNANGELIGINFDRAWEGVMSDLMFNPEQCRNITLDIRYVLFLIDKFAGASYLIDEMTLVK
- a CDS encoding Maf family nucleotide pyrophosphatase → MLQNHLKKYQIILASKSPRRSQLLKELGIDFSIENKNIAEIYPPGLDNHEVALYLSQLKADPFKQEIQNTNKLVITSDTIVCLGQEILGKPTDRDLAIAMLQKLSDQVHEVITGVTLTSAHKTKSFTVATKVYFKALQQDEIVSYIDQYKPFDKAGGYGIQEWIGMIGIEKIEGSYFNVMGLPVQRLYTELYHF
- a CDS encoding geranylgeranylglycerol-phosphate geranylgeranyltransferase; protein product: MTSLLRLVRLPNLLIIILLQCLIRYGLIIPILAHFGYHPVLSHFRFGLLVLASVCMAASGYVINDYFDIKIDRINRPEKMVIDNGLQRRAAMFFHVILSFIGVFVGLFISYIARKETWALMFLLIPVFLWYYSTTFKKQGFIGNMIVAGLTALVTIVVVSLEFAMLVRVHGAPIINSEACSTAWFWTLGFAFFAFVTTLIREIVKDMEDVLGDEQGGCRTLPIEIGMKFSKIFVSILTCCTLLSIWALYFSFNILNSSVITLWYIILLITIPFILSMYLLYKSSTPKAYHRLNTFYKLIMLFGILFILIAGQLF
- a CDS encoding KdsC family phosphatase; amino-acid sequence: MSNFKEDLMKVKAFAFDVDGVLSAQIIPMDSEGVPMRTVNIKDGYALQLAIKLGYPIAIITGGNTEAVKKRYQLLGIDDIYMSASFKIPPFEDWITKRNLKPAEVMYMGDDLPDYPVMDTVGVPVCPADAVEEVKSLCKYISHKNGGEGCARDVIEQVLRAHGKWGLDHSW